Proteins from one Arthrobacter sp. DNA4 genomic window:
- the epsC gene encoding serine O-acetyltransferase EpsC codes for MGFFARLKEDLDAARSHDPAARGSFENFFAYSGLHAIWIHRLTHRMWQKPELRFPARLLSQLGRSWTGIEIHPGATIGRRFFIDHGMGVVIGETAEIGEDVMIYHGVTLGGRSLARIKRHPTIGDRVTIGAGAKILGPITIGRDSAVGANAVVVKDAPPESIITGVPAKWRHRDAQRETKPAVDPAEYDIEYRI; via the coding sequence GTGGGCTTTTTCGCAAGACTAAAGGAAGACCTCGACGCCGCCCGGTCCCATGACCCGGCGGCTCGAGGTTCTTTTGAGAACTTTTTCGCCTATTCCGGGCTGCATGCCATCTGGATCCACCGGCTGACCCACCGCATGTGGCAGAAGCCGGAGCTGCGCTTCCCGGCCAGGCTCCTGTCGCAGCTGGGCAGGTCCTGGACCGGGATCGAGATCCATCCGGGCGCCACCATTGGCCGCCGCTTCTTCATCGACCACGGCATGGGCGTGGTGATTGGCGAGACGGCCGAGATCGGCGAGGATGTGATGATCTATCACGGTGTGACGCTTGGCGGCCGTTCGCTGGCCAGGATCAAGCGGCATCCCACTATCGGCGACCGAGTGACCATCGGTGCCGGCGCCAAGATCCTTGGGCCCATCACCATTGGCCGGGACAGTGCGGTGGGAGCCAACGCCGTGGTGGTCAAGGATGCACCTCCGGAGTCCATCATCACCGGAGTTCCCGCCAAATGGCGGCACCGGGATGCACAGCGGGAAACCAAGCCCGCGGTGGATCCGGCCGAATACGACATCGAGTATCGGATCTGA
- the cysK gene encoding cysteine synthase A has product MARIYDDVTQLVGGTPLVRLNRLSEGLDATVAVKLEFYNPANSVKDRIGVAIIDAAEKSGALKPGGTIVEGTSGNTGIALAMVGAARGYKVILTMPETMSTERRVMLRAFGAEIVLTPGSEGMRGAVEKAQEIVANTENSIWAQQFANEANPEIHRKTTAEEVWADTDGAVDIFVAGIGTGGTITGVGQVLKERKPGVQIVAVEPKDSPILNGGAPGPHKIQGLGANFIPELLDTNVYDEVIDATLEDSVRVARDLGIKEGILGGISSGAIVWAALELAKRPENAGKLIVAVVCDFGERYISTVLYDDIRG; this is encoded by the coding sequence ATGGCACGGATCTATGACGATGTAACGCAGCTGGTCGGCGGGACCCCCCTGGTTCGGCTGAACCGGCTCAGCGAAGGGTTGGACGCCACCGTTGCCGTGAAGCTGGAGTTCTACAACCCGGCCAACAGCGTCAAGGACCGCATCGGTGTCGCCATCATCGACGCCGCGGAAAAGTCCGGCGCCCTGAAGCCCGGCGGCACCATCGTTGAAGGCACTTCCGGCAACACGGGCATTGCCCTGGCCATGGTGGGTGCCGCACGCGGGTACAAGGTCATCCTCACCATGCCCGAGACCATGTCCACCGAGCGCCGGGTCATGCTGCGTGCCTTCGGCGCGGAGATTGTGCTGACCCCGGGCTCCGAGGGTATGCGCGGCGCAGTGGAGAAGGCCCAGGAAATCGTGGCCAACACCGAGAACTCCATCTGGGCACAGCAGTTTGCCAACGAAGCCAACCCGGAGATCCACCGCAAGACCACCGCAGAAGAGGTCTGGGCCGACACCGACGGCGCCGTGGACATCTTCGTGGCAGGCATCGGCACCGGCGGAACCATCACCGGCGTTGGACAGGTCCTGAAGGAGCGCAAGCCCGGTGTGCAGATCGTGGCCGTGGAACCCAAGGACTCCCCCATCCTGAACGGCGGCGCCCCCGGCCCGCACAAAATCCAGGGCCTGGGCGCCAACTTCATCCCGGAACTGCTGGACACCAATGTCTACGATGAGGTCATCGACGCCACCCTCGAAGATTCGGTCCGCGTAGCCCGCGATCTGGGCATCAAGGAGGGCATCCTTGGCGGCATCTCCTCCGGCGCCATCGTCTGGGCTGCCCTGGAACTGGCCAAGCGGCCGGAAAACGCCGGCAAGCTGATCGTGGCCGTGGTGTGCGACTTTGGTGAGCGTTACATCTCCACCGTGCTCTATGACGACATCCGCGGCTGA
- the gndA gene encoding NADP-dependent phosphogluconate dehydrogenase: protein MSAHIGVTGLAVMGANLARNLARNGFTVALHNRSVEKTDALLEKHGSEGDFIRTETLQELVDSLEKPRRVLIMVKAGKPVDSVIEQLEPLLEPGDIIIDAGNSHYEDTRRREAALAKKDLHFVGVGVSGGEEGALNGPSIMPGGSKESYKALGPLLEKISAKVDGEPCCAWIGTDGAGHFVKMVHNGIEYADMQVIGEAFDLLRSGAGIEPAEQAKIFSEWNQGELSSFLIEISAEVLGHVDAKTGKPFVDVVVDAAGQKGTGRWTVISALELGSPVSGIAESVFARALSSQAAQRKLGQELLVSNEATVEIPETFVEDVRQALYASKLVSYAQGLDMLTSAAKEYGWDLKLDEIASLWRAGCIIRAELLKDITKAYAADEKPANLLFAPAFTKAIADALPAWRRVVATAVQLGIPVPVFSSSLAYYDGLRRKRVAAALIQGQRDLFGAHTYGRVDTEGTFHTLWGEDKSEVEAVDTH from the coding sequence ATGTCTGCACACATCGGTGTCACCGGCCTCGCCGTCATGGGCGCCAACCTCGCCCGGAACCTGGCCCGCAACGGCTTCACCGTGGCGCTGCACAACAGGTCCGTGGAGAAGACGGACGCGCTGCTGGAAAAGCACGGCTCGGAGGGTGACTTCATCCGCACCGAAACCCTGCAGGAACTGGTGGACTCCCTGGAGAAGCCCCGCCGCGTCCTCATCATGGTCAAGGCCGGCAAGCCCGTCGATTCGGTCATTGAACAGCTGGAGCCGCTGCTGGAGCCGGGCGACATCATCATCGACGCAGGCAACTCCCACTACGAGGACACCCGCCGCCGGGAAGCGGCCCTGGCCAAGAAGGACCTGCACTTCGTGGGCGTCGGCGTGTCCGGCGGCGAGGAAGGTGCGCTGAACGGCCCGTCCATCATGCCCGGCGGTTCCAAGGAGTCCTACAAGGCACTTGGCCCGCTGCTGGAAAAGATCTCCGCAAAGGTCGACGGCGAGCCCTGCTGCGCCTGGATCGGCACCGACGGCGCGGGCCACTTCGTCAAAATGGTGCACAACGGCATCGAATACGCCGACATGCAGGTCATCGGCGAGGCCTTCGACCTGCTCCGCTCCGGCGCGGGCATCGAGCCGGCCGAGCAGGCAAAGATCTTCTCCGAGTGGAACCAGGGCGAGCTGTCCTCCTTCCTGATCGAGATCTCCGCCGAGGTGCTGGGCCACGTTGACGCCAAGACCGGCAAGCCGTTCGTGGACGTCGTCGTCGACGCCGCAGGCCAAAAGGGCACCGGCCGCTGGACAGTCATCTCCGCCCTGGAACTGGGCTCGCCGGTGTCGGGGATCGCCGAGTCGGTCTTTGCCCGTGCACTGTCCTCCCAGGCCGCACAGCGCAAGCTGGGCCAGGAACTGCTGGTAAGCAACGAGGCCACCGTGGAGATCCCGGAGACGTTTGTCGAGGACGTCCGCCAGGCGCTCTACGCCTCCAAGCTGGTCTCCTACGCCCAGGGCCTGGACATGCTCACCTCCGCGGCCAAGGAATACGGCTGGGACCTGAAGCTGGACGAAATCGCGTCCCTCTGGCGCGCAGGCTGCATCATCCGCGCCGAGCTCCTCAAAGACATCACCAAGGCGTACGCCGCCGACGAGAAGCCGGCCAACCTGCTCTTCGCGCCGGCCTTCACCAAGGCCATCGCAGACGCCCTGCCGGCCTGGCGCCGAGTTGTGGCCACCGCCGTCCAGCTCGGCATTCCGGTGCCGGTGTTCTCGTCGTCCCTGGCGTACTACGACGGCCTGCGGCGCAAGCGCGTGGCCGCCGCCCTCATCCAGGGCCAGCGCGACCTGTTCGGCGCACACACCTACGGCCGAGTCGACACCGAAGGGACTTTCCACACCCTCTGGGGCGAGGACAAATCCGAGGTTGAAGCGGTGGACACGCACTAG
- a CDS encoding DUF3052 domain-containing protein — MSEADAATSVNVAEKLGFKNGDLIQEFGYDDDVDFDLRDDIEDLTGSEMLDEDDHEVADAVILWWRDGDGDLVDSLMDSLTTLSENGVVWVLTPKSGRDGYVSPAEIQEAAPTVSLHVTTSAGVSKDWSAVRLVSRKNK, encoded by the coding sequence GTGAGCGAGGCCGACGCCGCCACTTCGGTAAATGTGGCGGAAAAATTGGGTTTCAAAAATGGGGATCTGATTCAGGAGTTCGGTTACGACGACGATGTCGATTTCGACTTGCGTGACGATATTGAGGACCTCACCGGGTCCGAAATGCTTGACGAGGACGACCACGAGGTCGCGGACGCCGTCATCCTCTGGTGGCGCGACGGCGACGGGGACCTGGTGGACAGCCTGATGGATTCGCTCACCACCCTGAGCGAAAACGGCGTTGTCTGGGTGCTCACCCCCAAGTCAGGCCGCGACGGCTACGTTTCGCCGGCGGAAATCCAGGAGGCCGCTCCCACGGTAAGCCTGCATGTCACCACTTCAGCTGGCGTCTCAAAGGACTGGAGCGCCGTCCGCCTGGTCAGCAGGAAGAACAAGTGA
- a CDS encoding FadR/GntR family transcriptional regulator: protein MTSSLHHRAIDNLGTRIISGDLPAYHVMLAEQLEVELKVSRSVIREAVRVLQSLGLVETTKRVGIRVLPVSRWNPFDPQVIRWRLASDARGAQLRSLAELRAAVEPAAAELAAQNAPAALRMELVDVARAMREAGNNGEVARFLELDIRFHSLLLSGSGNEMFANLMGQVAETLTGRTVHGLMPDHPHQAALQWHEDVADAIARGDAVSAREASDRIMRRTMSQMADTWTEQPRVFIPVRQ, encoded by the coding sequence ATGACCAGCAGCCTCCACCACCGTGCCATCGACAACCTCGGTACGCGGATCATCTCGGGGGATCTTCCTGCTTACCACGTCATGCTCGCTGAGCAGCTTGAGGTTGAACTCAAAGTATCCCGTTCGGTCATCCGGGAAGCGGTGCGTGTCCTGCAGTCCCTGGGCCTGGTGGAGACCACCAAGCGGGTGGGTATCCGGGTGCTGCCGGTCAGCCGCTGGAATCCCTTTGATCCGCAGGTCATCCGGTGGCGTCTGGCCAGCGATGCACGCGGCGCCCAACTGCGCTCCCTTGCCGAACTGCGGGCAGCAGTGGAGCCTGCGGCTGCCGAGCTGGCTGCGCAGAACGCTCCGGCAGCGCTGCGGATGGAACTCGTGGACGTGGCCCGTGCCATGCGTGAGGCCGGCAACAACGGCGAGGTGGCCCGGTTCCTGGAGCTGGACATCCGCTTCCATTCGCTCCTGCTCTCAGGCTCCGGAAACGAGATGTTTGCCAACCTCATGGGCCAGGTGGCGGAAACCCTGACAGGACGCACTGTCCACGGACTGATGCCCGACCACCCCCATCAGGCCGCCCTGCAGTGGCATGAGGATGTGGCGGACGCGATCGCCCGTGGTGACGCAGTGTCCGCGCGGGAGGCCTCGGACCGGATCATGCGGCGCACGATGTCCCAAATGGCAGATACCTGGACGGAACAACCGCGGGTTTTTATCCCCGTTCGGCAGTAA
- a CDS encoding peroxiredoxin has product MTAAVEAASPAVPSLGAAAPDFELANQYGEPVNLSSFRGQNVALVFYPFAFSGICTGELCEIRDNLGMFEDSNAVVLAVSVDSKFSLRAYAAQEGYTFDLLADFWPHGAVANAYGVFDAGSGMAKRATFIIDGEGRIRYSVVNPRGQARDFSEYRAALADLKQA; this is encoded by the coding sequence GTGACGGCAGCGGTTGAGGCCGCTTCTCCGGCTGTTCCTTCGCTGGGCGCTGCAGCTCCCGATTTTGAGCTGGCCAACCAATACGGCGAGCCGGTGAACCTGTCCTCGTTCCGGGGGCAAAACGTGGCACTGGTCTTTTACCCCTTTGCATTCTCGGGTATCTGTACCGGTGAACTTTGCGAAATCCGGGACAACCTGGGGATGTTCGAGGATTCGAATGCGGTTGTCCTGGCCGTGTCCGTGGACAGCAAGTTCAGCCTCCGGGCCTACGCGGCGCAGGAGGGCTACACCTTCGACCTTCTGGCCGATTTTTGGCCCCACGGCGCCGTGGCGAATGCCTACGGCGTGTTCGACGCCGGCAGCGGCATGGCGAAGCGGGCCACCTTCATCATCGATGGTGAGGGCAGGATCCGCTACAGCGTGGTGAACCCCCGCGGCCAGGCCCGCGACTTCAGCGAATACCGCGCCGCGCTGGCGGATCTGAAGCAGGCCTGA